Proteins encoded in a region of the Stieleria neptunia genome:
- a CDS encoding cytochrome c3 family protein translates to MRRDNLEIPQPPANDRPGDWWMPAVDATGSTGDARVRTWSGRRRRWTVVFMICVALGGLAMLAMMPPDQLLKPGELSTPHAQILAGAVAGDKCGACHHQAALSLTAWFRSASGSHAGVRQSDLCVDCHHRTIDANLAFAAHNLPLSVRDQMTETVRLASQRSTAGSTGLLARLIPDAAVDQNDVACRTCHQEHHGADGDLLSVSNNQCQSCHSKRFGGFADSHPDWNGWPYGRGGELSFNHATHQQTHFPSWKSGAEKFDCSICHPAGPTGELVRVASYETGCQACHDDAMNVQAGKGIDLIALPSLPPSVLTDVSDWPEGATGFADGVISPLAELMLRGDPTVSGIVRVVPGADVSRLSIEDPQANQTLARLANGYQTLIDDVARRGQAAIQERLLQQGISPGPFRPVLRSLPPQLIESAGKNWFTRTNRIGPQNATIARPQAKIRLVLADEDDLLEDDLLGSSLLGDPGDDDLLVEDPLLEDPLQQDPLADSAERSSTGVSAVSPSELVRVGGWYRDDQRMAVSYRGNGHADPVMAGMIETFAQLGEHDPLKQRFFAASVVAACVSCHPAATAIPATWRAERQVGRRSEFTKFSHRPHLSVSALGDCSHCHQVRDRRTMPDHEFVFAGSEFKALGRESCAACHHTNAAGEACTQCHRYHISDGGLR, encoded by the coding sequence TGCCGGCCGTCGACGCAACCGGATCGACCGGTGACGCCCGCGTCCGCACCTGGTCGGGGCGACGCCGTCGTTGGACCGTTGTTTTTATGATCTGCGTTGCGCTAGGCGGCTTGGCGATGTTGGCGATGATGCCCCCGGACCAATTGCTCAAGCCCGGTGAATTGTCGACGCCGCATGCCCAGATTCTGGCCGGCGCCGTTGCCGGCGACAAATGCGGCGCGTGTCATCATCAAGCCGCCTTGTCACTGACGGCGTGGTTTCGTTCGGCAAGTGGTTCGCATGCCGGTGTCCGGCAATCGGATCTGTGCGTGGATTGCCACCACCGCACGATCGATGCCAACCTGGCTTTCGCGGCACACAATCTGCCCCTGTCGGTTCGTGATCAGATGACCGAAACGGTTCGGCTGGCTTCCCAGCGTTCGACCGCCGGCAGCACCGGCTTGTTGGCTCGACTGATTCCCGACGCGGCCGTCGACCAAAACGATGTCGCTTGCCGGACCTGCCATCAAGAGCACCATGGCGCCGATGGAGACTTGTTGTCGGTGTCAAACAACCAATGTCAAAGCTGTCACAGCAAACGCTTTGGCGGGTTCGCCGATTCACATCCGGATTGGAACGGTTGGCCCTATGGTCGCGGCGGAGAACTGTCGTTCAATCACGCCACTCACCAGCAGACCCATTTCCCGTCATGGAAGTCGGGGGCGGAAAAGTTCGATTGCTCGATCTGCCATCCCGCGGGCCCGACAGGGGAACTGGTTCGCGTGGCGAGTTATGAAACCGGCTGCCAAGCTTGTCACGATGACGCGATGAACGTGCAGGCGGGCAAGGGCATCGATTTGATCGCCCTGCCATCCCTGCCGCCAAGCGTTTTGACCGACGTCAGCGATTGGCCGGAGGGCGCGACCGGGTTTGCCGATGGAGTGATCTCGCCGCTTGCCGAGTTGATGTTGCGCGGCGATCCGACGGTGTCCGGAATCGTGCGGGTTGTACCGGGGGCGGATGTCAGTCGCTTGTCGATCGAAGACCCGCAAGCCAATCAGACGCTTGCTCGTCTGGCGAACGGTTATCAAACGCTGATTGACGACGTTGCCAGACGGGGCCAAGCGGCGATCCAAGAGCGGTTGTTGCAACAGGGGATTTCTCCCGGTCCGTTCCGGCCTGTTCTGCGATCGCTGCCGCCGCAGTTGATCGAGTCGGCCGGCAAAAATTGGTTCACGCGGACCAACAGGATCGGTCCGCAAAACGCGACGATCGCACGACCGCAAGCGAAGATCCGTTTGGTGCTTGCGGACGAGGACGACTTGTTGGAGGACGACCTGCTGGGATCGAGCCTGCTGGGCGATCCGGGCGATGACGACTTGCTGGTGGAAGATCCGCTGCTGGAGGATCCGCTTCAGCAAGATCCGCTGGCCGATTCGGCGGAACGGTCGTCAACGGGCGTGTCCGCTGTGTCGCCATCGGAGTTGGTGCGAGTCGGCGGCTGGTATCGCGACGATCAACGCATGGCGGTCAGCTATCGAGGCAATGGGCATGCCGATCCCGTGATGGCGGGCATGATTGAAACATTCGCGCAGCTGGGTGAACACGATCCGCTGAAGCAGCGTTTCTTCGCCGCATCCGTTGTCGCCGCGTGTGTGTCTTGCCATCCCGCTGCGACCGCGATTCCCGCGACCTGGCGGGCGGAACGTCAGGTCGGACGACGGAGCGAGTTCACCAAATTTTCGCATCGCCCCCACCTGAGTGTCTCCGCGCTCGGTGATTGCAGTCACTGTCACCAAGTTCGCGATCGACGGACGATGCCGGACCATGAATTCGTCTTTGCCGGGTCGGAGTTCAAAGCTCTGGGGCGTGAATCGTGCGCGGCGTGCCATCACACCAACGCCGCCGGCGAGGCCTGCACCCAATGCCACCGCTACCACATCAGCGATGGCGGTCTGCGATAG
- a CDS encoding FAD-dependent monooxygenase — protein MDVAILGGGIAGLATAISLKRIGMKATVYERRQSVHDLGAGIVCWPNASFVLNELGVLDVLRPHAGKVRAMRRISKDGVELGSLDVQRLDATMGYPSLSVLRQDLMRVLLRRVERDEIPIHYEMPVTSIVETGATCRVQFSDGTTIAPRMVVGADGRMNSIARRYILKDNRPAFQGFANWIGVFRCARTAFDRMEICDYWGVGARFGIVPVSANVAYWAAGAVARGDEEEQVDEHLADLRQTFGCWPGCIGEIISQAADSRAKYIRLYDHDPVSTWHRGNVIMIGDAAHAALPTSGQGVAQALEDAWWLAREIDASPTDLDAAMTAFTQRRFQKTTTITMGGRQFADTLFCSDADACERRDRQAQQADYVKMAMGMAAAWSAGLPLGG, from the coding sequence TTGGACGTTGCGATACTTGGTGGCGGAATCGCCGGATTGGCGACCGCAATTTCGCTGAAACGGATTGGGATGAAGGCGACCGTCTACGAACGGCGTCAATCCGTTCATGATCTCGGCGCCGGCATCGTATGCTGGCCGAACGCGTCATTCGTGCTGAACGAATTGGGCGTCCTGGATGTGCTGCGCCCGCACGCGGGAAAGGTCAGGGCGATGCGACGAATCTCGAAGGATGGAGTCGAACTCGGAAGTCTCGATGTCCAGCGTCTTGATGCGACGATGGGATATCCCAGTCTTTCGGTTCTACGTCAGGACCTGATGCGAGTCCTCTTGCGGCGTGTGGAGCGCGACGAGATTCCGATCCACTACGAGATGCCAGTGACATCGATTGTCGAAACCGGGGCGACATGCCGGGTGCAATTTTCTGACGGCACAACGATCGCACCCCGCATGGTCGTCGGAGCGGATGGACGAATGAACTCGATTGCCCGTCGGTACATTTTGAAGGACAACCGACCGGCGTTTCAGGGATTTGCGAATTGGATCGGAGTTTTCCGGTGCGCCCGTACTGCATTCGATCGCATGGAAATCTGCGATTACTGGGGTGTCGGTGCACGCTTCGGGATTGTCCCCGTGTCGGCGAATGTGGCCTACTGGGCTGCAGGAGCGGTGGCCAGAGGAGACGAGGAAGAGCAGGTGGACGAGCACCTTGCTGATCTGCGACAGACATTCGGTTGCTGGCCTGGTTGCATCGGAGAGATCATCTCACAAGCCGCAGATTCAAGGGCGAAGTACATTCGCTTGTACGATCATGATCCGGTGTCCACATGGCATCGAGGCAATGTGATCATGATCGGTGACGCAGCACATGCAGCGTTGCCCACGTCGGGCCAAGGGGTCGCACAAGCGTTGGAAGACGCGTGGTGGTTGGCTCGCGAAATCGACGCCTCTCCCACCGATCTCGACGCGGCAATGACTGCATTTACACAGAGGCGGTTCCAGAAAACGACCACGATCACGATGGGCGGTCGTCAGTTCGCCGACACGTTGTTCTGTTCGGACGCCGACGCGTGCGAACGGCGAGACCGACAAGCACAGCAAGCGGACTATGTGAAAATGGCAATGGGGATGGCTGCCGCGTGGAGTGCCGGACTGCCTCTCGGGGGATAG